Below is a genomic region from Rosa chinensis cultivar Old Blush chromosome 5, RchiOBHm-V2, whole genome shotgun sequence.
ccttgtaacattagaactagtactttgtaatccctatatatagggctcctattctcaataatatgacacacaattctctcatcaatctctctcaatacacaTATCCTTAAACACAGGTATCCTATTGTCCCAACTCCCAAGCACTACAGTTTGTATTCCAGCTTCACCTGAAGAAACCAATCGTGAAGCTCCAAAGTCTGACACTTTTACCGTATATTTATCATCTAACAGAATATTCGCTGCTTTGACATCTCAATGTATGATTGGTGTGGAAATTGAGGAGTGTAAATGGGCTAGTGCCTCTGCTGCTTCAGCTGCTATCTTCATTCGTAATTCAAATGAGAGTGATGATCTTTTCTTATGAATGTGCTCATGAACAGTGCCATGGGTGATGAACTCGTGTACAAGTATAGGCACTTCTGTTTCTAAACAACAACCTAAAAGCTTCACAACATTTTTGTGGTTGATTTGAGAAAGAATGATTACCTCGTTGACAAATTGCTCACAAGGTTTGGAGCCTTGCACTCATCAATATCTGAAATGGAAGATAGGAAAGGAATATATCACAAATCAATTAATTAGCTGAATGCTTGAGTATGTAAACTAAAAATTGCAATGTTGCATATATATTAGCTGAATGCTTGAGTATGTAAACTAAAAATTAAAGATCACCTTGGCAACCATCTGGATGGTAGGGGTTTCCTTCGTAACCAGGCAAGCATTGGCACAAGTAACCTATGGACCCATTGTCAGGCCTGTTGAAGCACCTGCTTTTAGCCTTGCAagcgaaatccttcctcttttgAGCTTCATCACAGGGGTCTTTCTCTTTCCCAATTGCCCAATTAGCAATCCAGTGGAATCTGTTCAGTGTTGTTCAATTCATCAAAACTCGCACaggagaaattgaaatggcCTTGCTCTGCAATGAAGGCGTAGCCGCAGGGGTTAAAGTTCCATATACCCGAATGATTATTGAAGCTGGGGATTGTACACCCAACTCCGGAGCAAGAGTTATCGACATTGCCAAGCCTTTTGCATAGGGACATACACCCGGTAGTGAACTCTTCTTCCCCAGTACGAACAGAGACTGCTTCTGAAATCTCCTTAACAAACAAGCAGGAGACCACAACCGTCGTCCTTTCCTCTCCTCCTCTCCATGTCTCGGCGTCTCCTTAGAGAAAAAGGTTTGTACTTTCTATTTTGCTGATTCTGTTTCAGTACGTGGATAGAAAATTTTCCCATCCCTGACTAAAATTGCAGTTTGCAATTGGGTTTCTTTTTAATTTGGCAAGAATTAATTCAAAGCTTTCTGATTAAATGCAAGCAATTGTTTGCTTTCTCGTTGGTCTATAATGTCCATTTGGATTACATGAAAGTCCATTTCTTTGAATTCTCCATTAGATTGAATACAAAGAGGGAAACTCAGAAACTTTAGAATTTATAAATTGCATGTAATGCCATCTTGGTTGTCAAAAAGATGATATTTTTTTGACAGGGATTACCTTGGGGCAGTTTGCAGGCTCAGAAAGATCGCAGTCATCTGGGTGCTACTTACATATGAGCTTTGCTTCCAATAAAATGTGTCCCAATTCGAGTGGCAACGAGATCTGTAAGTCCTTCACTATCACTGGCTAGAAACTATGTTGAGTGACTTAAGTCTACTGTTTCATAGGAATTGCTGCTTGTGATGAAAGAAATCTTTTAATGCGAGGTGTTTGTTTATAATCTTATACACTGTGTGCTATGCCTTATTGCTTGCATATGTGCTTTGCTACCAATAAAATGTGTCCCAATTCAAGTGGCAACGATCTGTAAGTGCTTCACTATCACTAGAAACTATGTTTGTTGCCTTGATTCTGCTGATTCATATGAATTCCAGCTTGAGATGAAAGAAATGTTTTGTTGTACGGAGTTTGTTTGAAATCTTAATTCCTGTAGTGTACACTGCTATATATGCACCAAGTACAAAACCAGGGAATGAAAACGCAGGGTGACACTTAACTTACATTTCACATTACAGTGTGCTTACATATGATTTTATTGTATGGAGACTGCTTTAATTCAAAAAACCATTCCTAAATAATACATAATAAATACACAAGGAGCAACACGCCAATCCACTATCGTCCATCACCATAAGGCATTAACATTTGTATTTGCATGCTGTCATACCCTGTACCAGTAGTTAAACCACTAGAACTACCACCACCTCCTCTAACATCCAAAACATAAGCATCTGAATCAAGTAACCCAAGCAAGTACTCATTTTCCTCTGGACAGAAACCAACATTAGTTCCCCATGGGTGCTTTGCTGTAATCCTCATTCCCTCTAGCTCCATTGCTACTTCTTTCATGGTAGGCCTTTCCTCCCCTTTTACCCTCAAGCATCTTTTTGCAAGACTGGCCACATTCTTTACTGACTCAATGTTTCCCTCGTTCACAATGTCATCATCAAGAATTGGATTCAAGCAATCTTCATCCACGGAAGAAATAAAGATGCTTGTTAAGCATCTGTCCTTAGAAAGTGCCATTTTGCTTGTTAGTAGCTCCACTAGGACAACACCAAAGTTGTAGATGTCACTCTTTTCTGTTAGTTGGTTCGATTGCAGATATTCAGGGTCTAGGTAACCGAATGTCCCTAGCACTAAAGTTTGTATTTCAGTTTGACCTGATGGAATCAATCTTGAAGCTCCAAAGTCTGATATTTTTGCTGTATAAGCATCATCTAAGAGTATATTTTCTGCTTTCACATCTCGATGTATGATTGGATTTGAAGTTGAGGAGTGTAAGTATGCCAGTGCTTCTACCGTTTCAACTGCTATCTTCATTCGTAATTCAAATGACAGTGACGATCTTTTTTTATGAATATGCTCATAAAGAGTTCCATGGGTGATGAACTCATACACTAGTAAAGGCACTTCTGTCTCTAAACAACAACCTAGTAGCTTCACCAAATTTCTGTGGTTTATTTGAGAAAGAACAATCACCTTGTTAACAAATTGATCACTTTGGGTTGGGGCACCACCTTTTGACTTCTTTATGGCCACCACTTTGTCATCTGGTAGTATTCCTTTGTAAACTGTTCCATAGCCTCCTTCTCCAAGGATTCTACTCTCGTGGTAATTGTTTGTTGCCTTCTCAAGTTCTTCTGTGGAAAAGATTTTTGTTGTCTCCACAGTGCCTCCATGACTAGCAAGTTGTTGTAGTAACGATAAGCCACCATTCTCTTTGAAGTACTTTTCTTTGAGTTTAGTGTATTGTCTTCTCTTTATCCCGCAACATATCCACGAAATCCccacaaaaaaaatcaataagcCTATACTTACACCTGCATGTAATTGAAATCACGGCCAAATTAGATTTAATATTTTGTCTGTGTAGTATACTTTAAATAGACATAAAGATAGTTTATCTTCTTGTTTTAGTATTTTCTGTCTGGTTTAGCTGGGCTTTGCCTATTGAGCTTAGGATTTGTCGGTTTTACCTTCCCCTTTTGTTAAAAGttaaaattctgttttttcTAGTGGAATATGTTCTTGACAAAAGAAAGACTCTGGTTTCTAGCTATTTGAGCAGAAATGTTTTTCACAGTAGGtcccctcttctctctctctctctctctctctctctctctctctctctctgttaaaACGTTCAACCGTATATTGGTTAAAAATGGTTGGTACTGAAATTGGAGAGAAATTTATGAAAGAAAGTGACTGAAATTGGAGAAAGTGTGTACCTCATAGCAGTTTTATCCTATGTACTgtctttttttaagaaaaaatttaTGGAAATTCTGGGCTACGATTCAAATTAGCTTAAGGTTACTAAGTTTGGATGCATAGTTACTGTTGAATGAGTTTGTGTTTGAATTCTAGGATAGAGGCATGTATGTATACTTACTCAATGAAATAATAAGCAGGAGAGTCATCTTTGAGTTATTTTTGGGATTCTCTTTGATGCAACTCTTGTCATTCATGCTGTCGATCTTGTATCCTTTTGAGCACAAACAAGTGTAACTTCCCGCCAAATTTTTGCACTCTCCGTGGTTGCAGAGATTTGGATCCTTGCACTCATCAATATctgaaaacaaatgaaaacacACATATACCAGATTGGTTGATCAGGTCATTCAGGTTAAATGGCAATTTGAGCTTTATTTCCCATTTGTTGTGTATATGTAAAGATCACCTTGGCACCCATCTGGGTGGTATGGGTTCCCTTCATAACCTTCCAAGCACCGGCAAATGTAACCATTCCTATTTGTGGGATTCAGACACTTGCTATTTTGCTTGCATACGAAATCCTGCCTTATTTGAGCCACATCACATGGGTCT
It encodes:
- the LOC112203156 gene encoding wall-associated receptor kinase 3, translating into MNDKSCIKENPKNNSKMTLLLIISLSVSIGLLIFFVGISWICCGIKRRQYTKLKEKYFKENGGLSLLQQLASHGGTVETTKIFSTEELEKATNNYHESRILGEGGYGTVYKGILPDDKVVAIKKSKGGAPTQSDQFVNKVIVLSQINHRNLVKLLGCCLETEVPLLVYEFITHGTLYEHIHKKRSSLSFELRMKIAVETVEALAYLHSSTSNPIIHRDVKAENILLDDAYTAKISDFGASRLIPSGQTEIQTLVLGTFGYLDPEYLQSNQLTEKSDIYNFGVVLVELLTSKMALSKDRCLTSIFISSVDEDCLNPILDDDIVNEGNIESVKNVASLAKRCLRVKGEERPTMKEVAMELEGMRITAKHPWGTNVGFCPEENEYLLGLLDSDAYVLDVRGGGGSSSGLTTGTGYDSMQIQMLMPYGDGR